The genome window CATCATCGTGCAAAGCATTTTTGCACATATTATCCCACCAAAAATCCCTATAAAATGAACAGGCAACAAGCCCAGTGACATTGACCCTGCTCTATCCCCTATTGAACTTCTTTATGGAACTTCCATGTGACAGATATAGAAATTGAGGTTCAGAGAGGTGAAGTAACTTCCCCCAAATCTCACATCAGAGTTCTGTCTATGTAACTCCTGTGTCCATTCTCCTAAGACTCAATTGATagggatttaaaagaaaaaaaaaattacttgagcCTCTTTCCTCCAAACCTGACTTGTTTATCACTAAGGTTACCAACATAACTAACTGGCCCTGAAAGGTTCCCAAATGAGTCTGCAAATGCTGATGAGACTCATTTCAGCTTCTCCCACAGTACCCGGTGGTACCCGATGGTCCACATGGTCCCTGAGTCTCAGCCTTCTCTGAAGGATGTCCTGATTGGCTGAAAGTCAGATGCCTATGGCAACTGAATGGTTTAAGAATTTTGCATGTTTAAAATCATATCAAGAGAGggctttatttttgttactgtCGCAGCTAACAAGATGAATGTCATAATTCAGCTTCTAATGGTTGGAAGGGGGAAAAGTCAATTGTCATGGTTGGAATTTTCCTAGTAGAAGTCCACTTTAGCAAAGAAATGTAATCATAGTCACTTGATACACTTCTTCCCTAGAAAAATAACTGTAAATGTACTaagaaggacaaaaaaaaaaaggaaattcccagtgaaggaaaaaaataatccatCTGGGGTCACATTTATCATGCAGACTGATTCAGACTTCTGACATTCTTATCTCAGAAGGGAAACTTGGAAAAATGTCTGAACTTCaggatatttaatatttttgagggTGGAATTACAGCTTAGCCCTGCTGGGTAGGGATCAAGAGAGAACATCTTTAGCTCTCTGGAATCATTTTACACATTCAAATCGCCTCTGAGTGGCTGAATCTCTCCTGATCACGGCAGTTACTGGTTGCTATGGGAAGATACGATAAGGTCATGATTGCTTTAAAGTCAGtcataataaaaacacattttgagACTGGATTCTAAATGTTATACTTAAATTTGGGTGACTTAATTGCCCATAGAATAGGAATGAAGTCCCACCAGTAGACAGTAATTTCTTACAGCCACTGTGTGTGAAATTGAAATCTTAAGATATCATATCATATATGCACCTTCTCGAAGAAGGCTCTCCCCAAAGAGTTGTGAAAGATAAGAAATTGACCCAAAGTCACGTGCATGCCTCTCTTTTTCCCCTTTAACACACTCAGGTCAAAGCAAAGGCATCTTACTAAAAAGAATATTTATGCCCTAGAGTTGGCCATTCCAAAGTTACCTCTTGGAGCCCAAggagatatttattttaataaccaACTTTCCCTGTGGATAATCGGAGCAAGGACAGTggtaacatgtatgtatgtatgtatgtatgtatgtatgtatgtatgtatatatgtatgtatgttacacCAAACCCTCCAGTAAGTAAGTtccattattcccattttactaACAAGGATACTGAGAATGTAAGCTCATGCTGTTCAGCCTGGTTCACAGGGCAGAAAAAGGCAGATTAGAATATAGGCAAAATCCTCAGCCACACTCTCCATTCTGCGTCTTGAGGGCAGTTTTCTTAGTCACATGAGCTGGTAGAGTTTAAATCAACCCCAAGCAATCTGGTTCCAGAGCCTCAGCGTTAAAACATCACTAGTAAGTAGATAAACTGCAAATCACAACCCATGTATTGTTATTGTTTCTcattcttcttttggttttatttgtgagacagcgtctcatgtaacccagactgacctTCAACTAGTTTTGTAGGGGAGGATGACTTAGAATTCctaatctgcctgcctccacctgggATTCCTGGCCTATGCCACCACGACCAGTGTTTATTTTCACTTCAGATAGAAATGAAAGTAGAGGAATAGGTTACACATTTATCATATAGTTTAGGCTTGCCTAAacattgtaaagatttttttttttttttttttttttggtttttcgagacagggtttctctgtgtagctttgcgcctttcctgggactcacttggtagcccaggctggcctcgaactcacagagatccgcctggctctgcctcccgagtgctgggattaaaggcgtgtgccaccatgcccagctccagacacagattttaattatcattttccAGTTCACAAACTTCAGGACATGGAGACAAGTAATGACAGGAATCTGTGGGTAGTGAGTCAGGTTACTACTAGTGAGAATACAAATGCGGATTTGGTTCTGTACGGGGACGTTAAGCATCCAGGATTCACTTCTGACTTCTGATGGCAGTCATCTTCCAGGGTGAGCTGATctaggctgaaaaaaaaaatctttaaaatggggATGAATTACCTATGGCCTTGATAAAACAATGGATTCTGAAAGCACTTGGGGAGTTTTCCTCTTTACAAGCCTCAGGACTGGCATCACCATAAGCTAACGAGCCTTGAACAATCATTTCTGAACCCAGTTTCAAGGAAGTCAAGGCCCAGGGGAACCCAAGTTTTTCTCCCTGGAAAAGGAGCTAGCTAGagtcctcttcttcccttctgtatttctttctccttctagaACTTGCTTTCAGGCTTGAAGGAGAAACCTGAACTCCAGATCAAGCCtgcctttttctttgctttatatagGGTAAAATAATAGTTAAGTAATAACTGTAAGATCCTTGATTATTGGAAAGGCACTTCCTCTGGTCCGAGTATTGCGGGCACTTTACAGAGAGGGCAAGCCGAAGCGCTGGAGTCTGCTCTTTGAAAGATGCTGAGGGAGGGAATTCTGTGGCCAGCAGATGGAGAGGAGACCCGGACAGTGTGGTCCCTCCCAGCCACCCTCCCCGCGGGATTAGCTGCCCCTAGCACTGCTCAGGCGCACCCGACGCGTGAGGGGCCTGATCGCACAGCTCGCGTCCCCTCTCTGGAGCTCAGTCGCAGCCACAAGCTCGCAGCCAGCAGAGCCGCGCTGTCCCGGGCATCCCAGAGCATCGCGACCCGTGGACCTGGGACCTCGAACCCAAGACGAGTGCGCTCGGGCCAGGCACTAGGAACGCTTGCGTTTCTGCAGGTGCTTATttcaccttcttttcttttctttcccgcTGGAGCGGCTGGTTTCAGTCTGAAACCAAAAGGGAAAGGCAGAAGAAGGGGACCCTGAAAAGGACGAATTAGTAGCAGCACAGCTTCTTGCCCCTGGAGAGGTGCTCAGGGGAGACTCTCAGTCTCCGAAGCGGGGCCCCTTTAAGAAGCCAAgtcagtgctgctgctgctgctgtttggatTGCTAATCCCCAGGAGccccgtttaaaaaaaaaaaaatggaaaaaaaggggagggggcgggcagCTGTCTCTTTAAATGTGATTTCCTTCTATTGTATTTGAATCGTGatcaggaaaaaggaaatgaaaccagAGACAGAGGGAAGCTGAGCGAAAATAGACCTTCGCGAGAGAGGAGGGAGCCCGGGGAGAGTCGCGCGGTCCGCTCCCCGCCCCCAGGCCGCCGCCCCCTCTCTGCCCTCGGCGCCCCGACCCCGGCGAAGGTGCGAGGGGCTCGGGGCGGCCGGGCGGAGCCTGCGACTGCGCGCGATCGGgaccgggcggcggcggcggcggcagcggcggctgtGGTGACGGCAGCGGGACCGGGATGGAAGGTTAAGTCCTGGGCAGCGGCAGCTGCTGCAGCCGCCGGTGGGAGGCCGGGCTGCTCCCCGGCCCCCTGCCTCGGCCGCCGCGCGCCGGGCAGCCGGCTGATTCGCTCTCTCTCTTTGGCGTTTGAAGGGAGCGCGGTGACTGTCCTTGAGCGTGGAGGGGCGAGCTCGCCGGCGGAGCGACCGAGCAAGAGGAGGCGCAGGAGCGGCGGCGCCCGAGCACCCGAGGGGGTCCGAGTCCAGGCAGCCGGCCAGACACGCGCCACAAAGGGAGCGCCCCCGCCACCCGGCACGCCGCCTCCCTCCCCAATGTCCTCGGCCATCGAAAGGAAGAGCCTGGACCCGTCCGAGTAAGTGTGGCGCTTCTGTACCCGCGCCCTCCCCCCACCGGGTCCCAGGCTAGGAGCGAGGGGCTGGCTTCAGGTACGCGCCCGCAGCGTGCCCTTGGTCCCTCGGTGTCGCAGGGGCTCCCCGTGCCTCTCGGGTGACTCTGGAGACACCGAGAGGGATTGGGCCGCGGAAGCAGTAACAGGGGTCGGTCCCGCGACCCTGCGGGCCGCTCTGGGCTATCTGGAAAGCTCCCCAAACCTTCACCCGGGCGAGAAAGTTTGCCCAGTAGCAGGCACCCGGAGCTCCGAGGCGCAGGTGCAGTGCAAGGAGAGTGGATGGGGGGATTCTGCCTCCTCCCTCGTCACTCCTTTGggttccctttctctttgtccagtTGTCCCTCTGGAAGAGGGGACACTTCGAGGGTCCCAGACGGTCTCCTACTCAGCCCCGAGTAGAGCGGCTGCGGTCATTGATGGGGTCCGTCCGTCCACCTGGGAACTGGTTCAGGCCTCCGGAGACTTTTAAAATAGCTAATTCGGAGTTCCTCCGGGTGCATATTCGCCCCTCCCCGGAG of Peromyscus maniculatus bairdii isolate BWxNUB_F1_BW_parent chromosome 4, HU_Pman_BW_mat_3.1, whole genome shotgun sequence contains these proteins:
- the Lmo2 gene encoding rhombotin-2 isoform X3, giving the protein MLREGILWPADGEETRTVWSLPATLPAGLAAPSTAQAHPTREGPDRTARVPSLELSRSHKLAASRAALSRASQSIATRGPGTSNPRRVRSGQALGTLAFLQEKGNETRDRGKLSENRPSRERREPGESRAVRSPPPGRRPLSALGAPTPAKGAR